One Ignavibacterium sp. DNA segment encodes these proteins:
- a CDS encoding glycosyltransferase family A protein — MNKIKYVLITAAKNEESYIEKTIKSVISQTIKPEKWIIVSDGSTDRTNDIVKQYSDKNNFIELIALPPKKERNFSSKVNALNQALKKIAGMDYDFIGNLDADVTLDKSYYEEVFLSFHSNPKLGIAGGIILDCVDDKVNPQNISLNSVAGAIQVFRKQCFENIGYYIPFKYGGEDAYMEIKARMAGWDVQTLTELKVLHHRPTGTGMGSLSKANLRSGKMFYTLGYSPIFLLVRCFYRIFDKPVLIGSTLNIFGYFSAFIKKEKCPAGDVFINFVRSEQRERLMSLLPFNKKRPVVKTSRMIKI; from the coding sequence AATATGTTTTGATTACCGCTGCTAAGAACGAAGAATCATATATAGAAAAGACCATCAAGTCGGTTATCAGCCAAACTATTAAACCAGAGAAGTGGATAATTGTAAGTGATGGTTCTACAGATAGAACAAATGATATTGTTAAACAATACAGTGATAAAAATAATTTTATTGAATTAATCGCTCTTCCTCCTAAAAAAGAACGCAATTTTAGCTCGAAAGTGAATGCTCTCAATCAAGCACTGAAAAAGATTGCGGGAATGGATTATGATTTTATTGGTAATCTAGATGCAGATGTTACTTTAGATAAAAGTTATTATGAAGAAGTTTTTCTTTCATTCCATTCAAACCCAAAGCTGGGTATTGCAGGAGGAATTATTCTGGATTGCGTAGATGATAAAGTGAACCCGCAAAACATAAGCCTTAATAGTGTTGCCGGGGCAATACAAGTTTTTCGAAAACAGTGCTTTGAAAACATTGGTTATTATATCCCGTTTAAGTATGGAGGCGAAGATGCGTATATGGAAATTAAGGCGCGGATGGCAGGCTGGGATGTACAAACTTTGACTGAATTAAAAGTACTTCATCATAGACCCACCGGAACAGGTATGGGAAGTTTGTCAAAAGCAAATTTAAGAAGTGGAAAAATGTTTTACACACTAGGATATTCGCCGATCTTTCTTTTAGTGAGATGTTTTTATCGGATATTTGATAAACCAGTTTTAATCGGGAGTACTCTGAATATCTTTGGTTACTTTTCTGCTTTTATTAAGAAGGAAAAATGTCCTGCTGGTGATGTATTCATTAATTTTGTCAGAAGCGAACAAAGAGAGCGTTTAATGTCTCTTTTACCATTTAATAAAAAAAGACCCGTAGTTAAAACTTCTCGTATGATTAAAATATAG